In Scomber japonicus isolate fScoJap1 chromosome 7, fScoJap1.pri, whole genome shotgun sequence, one genomic interval encodes:
- the gng12b gene encoding guanine nucleotide-binding protein G(I)/G(S)/G(O) subunit gamma-12, producing the protein MSSKMQSIAQARRTVQQLRIEASIERIKVSKASSDLMRYCGEHAKNDPLLMGVPASENPFKDKKPCTVL; encoded by the exons ATGTCATCGAAAATGCAGAGTATAGCTCAGGCCAGGCGGACGGTGCAGCAGCTGAGGATAGAGGCCAGCATTGAGAGAATAAAG GTGTCCAAGGCATCATCAGATCTGATGCGGTACTGTGGAGAACATGCCAAGAACGACCCGCTGCTCATGGGCGTCCCTGCTTCAGAAAACCCTTTCAAGGACAAGAAGCCTTGCACTGTTTTGTAG